The following DNA comes from Winogradskyella sp. PG-2.
AGTAGGCGAGTACTAGCAATGAATTATACACGGTGTTACAGGTCGTTATTTTTTTCATTCAGTTTTTTTTGATATCATATTATATATTCCGCTGGAAACATTTTTAGGATTGTTCGAGACATTGTTATTAAATACAAGAACCTTAATGCCGTTATTTGTATCTACAATAAAATGACTTCTAAATCCAACAATATATCCTGGATGACTAATTATTCCGTCTGTAAGGCTTAATCCATAACCATACCATGGTCCTTTTTCTTTAAGAAAAGAAAAGTCATTTTTAATGTATGGTGTAGTCATTTTTTTTATGGCAATGTCATCTATGACTTTTTGGTTATTGTTGGTGTAGATACTAGTCCATTCTAGAAAGTCATTTAGTGTGGTTACTAAATTCCCATCTGGCTCTGTAACAGGTAGACTAATAATATCATCAGGCACATGTTTGTTCAACTCATCATCCCATCGATAGCCCATGGCTTCATCATTTGCCACAGTATAATTCGAAGTATTATGAATAAATGAATTATGCATACCTATAGGTTCAAAAATGTGCTTTTTCATATAACTGTCATAAGGTTCTCCAGAAGTGTTTTCGATTATTTGGCCTAGTAAAGTATAGCCAATATTAGAATAAGAAAATTTAGAACCTGATGGAAATTTTAACTCCTTTACCATTGCTTCTTTTATCATTCCATCTACCGTATTTCCTAAACAAAAACCTTTTTCAACCTCATAATAATTTCGAGTCAACCCATAATCTTCAATGCCACTTGTTTGAGTTAATAAGTTATGTATGGTAACATTGTGCCATTTGT
Coding sequences within:
- a CDS encoding serine hydrolase domain-containing protein — encoded protein: MKYIKALNIIFILLLLFSCKNKENETGNKIITEEINLSKEITHSEIELLINNKIGEEHFTGVVLVAVNDKIIHAKGYGMAQDGIQNSINTKFHVASITKQFTAAAIMQLLEQKKINLKESINEFLPTQYRSDKWHNVTIHNLLTQTSGIEDYGLTRNYYEVEKGFCLGNTVDGMIKEAMVKELKFPSGSKFSYSNIGYTLLGQIIENTSGEPYDSYMKKHIFEPIGMHNSFIHNTSNYTVANDEAMGYRWDDELNKHVPDDIISLPVTEPDGNLVTTLNDFLEWTSIYTNNNQKVIDDIAIKKMTTPYIKNDFSFLKEKGPWYGYGLSLTDGIISHPGYIVGFRSHFIVDTNNGIKVLVFNNNVSNNPKNVSSGIYNMISKKTE